One genomic window of Carassius auratus strain Wakin chromosome 14, ASM336829v1, whole genome shotgun sequence includes the following:
- the LOC113114530 gene encoding uncharacterized protein LOC113114530, which yields MESFLRRKLAQAGSSLQKPVSSYQPIKLPDLCSSFYSIADEPFPQVSGFLDDTVGPSFLLNETGTVLNSPACTPSEKHAKNKDEGVLAPRKETTNDSGLNCSLGAHCQSANVSMSTRSPQNEKDITSATAGKADGDCNDATASITSLEKSDLISVELKNSTFEVSHDSKERSDAGINATVDLHNISKKNSIFESQEPKEGSDPILNSTVDIDDPNTKTETGNTTVELVQSHDPKEGPDTGVNTTVDIPLLDRAQSKTNACDDNTVPLNTTTTTEQPNETLKEL from the coding sequence ATGGAGAGCTTTCTAAGGCGGAAGCTTGCCCAGGCCGGCTCATCTCTTCAAAAACCTGTTTCCTCTTACCAGCCTATCAAATTGCCAGATTTGTGTTCTAGTTTCTATTCAATTGCAGATGAACCTTTTCCTCAAGTGTCTGGATTTCTTGATGACACCGTCGGCCCAtcctttcttttaaatgaaacagGAACTGTGTTGAATTCCCCTGCTTGCACGCCATCAGAAAAGCATGCAAAAAATAAGGATGAAGGAGTTTTAGCACCCAGAAAAGAGACTACCAATGACTCTGGCCTTAATTGCTCTCTTGGAGCACATTGTCAGTCGGCAAATGTAAGCATGTCTACTAGATCGCCACAGAATGAGAAAGACATTACCAGTGCAACAGCGGGCAAAGCAGATGGTGACTGCAATGATGCCACGGCATCCATTACATCTTTAGAGAAATCTGATTTAATTAGTGTAGAGTTGAAGAACAGCACTTTTGAAGTGTCCCATGACTCGAAAGAACGGTCTGACGCTGGTATTAATGCAACTGTTGATCTACACAACATCAgtaagaagaacagcatttttgaGTCTCAGGAGCCAAAGGAGGGGTCTGACCCTATACTTAATTCAACAGTGGATATTGATGACCCTAATACAAAGACAGAGACCGGAAACACCACTGTTGAACTGGTCCAGTCACATGACCCTAAAGAGGGACCTGACACTGGGGTTAATACAACTGTGGATATTCCTCTTCTAGACAGAGCACAATCTAAAACTAATGCATGTGATGATAACACTGTACCATTaaacactactactactacagaaCAGCCAAATGAAACCTTGAAGGAACTATAG